A genomic segment from Nitrosopumilus sp. K4 encodes:
- a CDS encoding MopE-related protein, with protein MTKLSMKLLTALALLSITSMIVTSPMQNAFADADGDGLEPPFDCDDNDPLIGEAVPYFLDEDQDGYGSHIMDFLCPNDPDVIFYSVFSDDCDDSNPDVNPGATEVDDGIDNDCDGIVDEGFEDSDGDGIIDTDEANYGTDPNNYDTDGDGVSDGEEILNLLSDPLDACSPSSDNDVCDSDGDGIPDSTDPCPFDPSNECIVVPPSCEEECTITAVTIFEQCVVNGGDDFTCSQEANAFEDQCILQCSLPTDDSDGDGIPDSTDPCPFDPQNTCVSCNPDGDSAITPDELVSYLDAYGISESDLPYPVEQLIALLELQVDGSNQNGLIDTPSELEAINQGLSDFGIPYCSLDFPDTDGDGIPDSVDECPFDPNNECIEPPTPQVSFVEIETINLNGKLDAQDFKLLVDLTPFQSVTGHIAMKVPCDKNGQTPLVIKATTIDIEIVQLDLVSVEPISVPGKSCVYHGDILPGIVDIILWNDDAKKPVQFSPENAGHTVTITVAGQ; from the coding sequence ATGACAAAATTATCGATGAAATTACTGACAGCGCTTGCACTTTTATCAATAACATCAATGATAGTAACATCCCCAATGCAAAACGCATTTGCAGATGCAGACGGTGACGGTTTAGAACCTCCATTTGACTGTGACGATAATGATCCTCTCATAGGTGAAGCAGTACCATACTTTCTTGATGAAGATCAGGACGGCTATGGTTCTCATATTATGGACTTTCTTTGTCCAAACGATCCTGATGTGATATTCTATTCAGTGTTCTCTGATGACTGTGATGATTCAAATCCCGATGTCAATCCCGGTGCTACCGAAGTAGATGACGGCATTGACAATGACTGTGATGGAATTGTAGATGAAGGGTTCGAAGATTCAGATGGTGACGGAATAATTGACACTGATGAGGCAAACTACGGAACAGATCCAAACAACTACGATACTGACGGAGATGGCGTTTCTGATGGAGAAGAAATACTAAATCTACTTTCTGATCCTCTTGATGCATGCAGTCCATCCTCAGACAATGACGTTTGTGATTCAGATGGTGACGGTATCCCAGACTCTACAGACCCTTGTCCATTTGATCCTTCTAACGAGTGTATCGTGGTTCCACCATCATGTGAGGAAGAGTGTACAATAACTGCTGTAACTATTTTTGAGCAATGTGTTGTAAATGGAGGAGACGACTTTACATGCAGTCAAGAGGCAAATGCATTTGAAGACCAATGTATCTTGCAGTGTAGTCTTCCTACTGATGATTCAGATGGTGACGGCATCCCAGACTCTACAGACCCTTGTCCATTTGATCCCCAAAACACATGTGTTAGTTGCAATCCAGACGGTGACTCTGCAATAACACCAGACGAGCTTGTGTCGTATCTTGATGCATATGGGATTTCAGAAAGCGACCTACCATATCCAGTTGAACAGTTAATTGCATTGCTAGAACTTCAAGTAGATGGCAGCAACCAAAATGGACTAATTGACACACCAAGCGAATTAGAGGCAATTAATCAAGGATTATCAGATTTTGGCATACCTTACTGTAGTCTAGACTTTCCAGACACTGACGGTGATGGAATTCCAGACTCTGTAGATGAATGTCCCTTTGATCCCAACAACGAGTGCATAGAACCACCAACACCTCAAGTATCATTTGTAGAAATCGAAACAATCAATCTCAATGGAAAGTTAGATGCACAAGATTTCAAGTTGCTAGTTGATCTGACACCGTTCCAGTCAGTGACAGGACATATTGCAATGAAGGTTCCATGTGACAAGAATGGTCAGACACCTCTTGTCATCAAGGCAACAACAATAGACATTGAAATTGTCCAACTGGACCTTGTTTCAGTAGAGCCAATATCAGTTCCAGGAAAATCATGTGTGTATCATGGTGACATTCTGCCAGGAATAGTAGACATTATTCTGTGGAATGATGATGCAAAAAAGCCAGTTCAGTTTAGTCCAGAAAATGCAGGCCATACTGTTACAATAACTGTAGCAGGGCAATAA
- a CDS encoding winged helix-turn-helix domain-containing protein gives MLTRNMGEKELDLLSSISSGPRLEILQMLRPAELKSSQIAKNMQTSIQAITRHLDRLSESKLIEKTVTGTYRLTPIADVLMLQIPLFEFLENNKEFFSTHDFSGIPPHLVSRLGDLTNCEYEGDVMKSMQRARDVCANAKKSLVGATFTVPLELYDVVLENLKQGGYSKLVYGKNTIVSKGFSEYGPRKEYLKYAESGQVEEKIVENIPISVAVSENECHMLFANKGLRIPDCKGVFFGKDPRAIAWCSDLVDYYWRMPAIEGYALKEQ, from the coding sequence TTGTTAACAAGGAACATGGGTGAAAAAGAACTAGACTTGTTATCTAGCATATCAAGTGGGCCTCGACTTGAAATACTGCAAATGCTTAGACCTGCAGAACTAAAATCAAGTCAGATTGCAAAAAATATGCAAACATCAATTCAGGCAATTACAAGACATCTTGATAGATTATCTGAATCAAAACTAATTGAAAAAACAGTCACTGGAACATACAGACTTACTCCAATAGCTGATGTCTTGATGCTGCAAATTCCTCTTTTTGAATTTCTTGAAAACAACAAAGAATTTTTTTCAACACATGACTTTTCAGGAATCCCACCACATCTTGTCTCAAGACTAGGAGATTTGACAAACTGCGAGTACGAAGGAGATGTAATGAAATCAATGCAGAGGGCACGTGATGTGTGCGCCAATGCAAAAAAATCACTTGTAGGTGCAACATTTACTGTCCCCTTGGAATTATACGATGTAGTATTAGAAAATCTCAAACAAGGAGGATACAGCAAACTAGTCTATGGAAAAAACACCATAGTCTCAAAGGGCTTTTCTGAATATGGTCCGCGAAAAGAATACTTGAAGTATGCAGAGTCTGGTCAGGTAGAAGAAAAGATTGTAGAGAACATTCCAATATCTGTTGCAGTATCTGAAAATGAATGTCACATGCTTTTTGCAAACAAGGGACTGAGGATTCCTGACTGCAAGGGGGTTTTTTTTGGCAAGGACCCAAGAGCCATAGCCTGGTGCAGTGATTTAGTTGACTACTATTGGAGAATGCCTGCAATTGAGGGCTATGCATTAAAAGAACAATGA
- a CDS encoding transcriptional regulator-like protein: protein MMPDKEFLSKTLGNLFFEKMKGIGFVYENSDYFSEHRFHDIPESLRIRVEAFAGCDIVKSVWPTNTRFKEITSGASEFLNCIFTQPPFLLADLMYQKSQDSVDLKMLFGKNSSIPECNDLVDKLELNKPSNSEMFEKRICDRVVSNVIVSDSGACLMLANNEETDMTNAVVGYEKKFIQWCNDFFYFKWMQGENFARLRV from the coding sequence ATGATGCCAGACAAGGAGTTTCTCTCAAAGACTTTGGGGAACTTGTTTTTTGAAAAGATGAAGGGAATTGGCTTTGTTTATGAAAATTCTGACTATTTCTCAGAACACAGATTTCACGACATTCCTGAATCTCTTCGGATCAGAGTCGAGGCTTTTGCAGGATGTGATATTGTCAAAAGTGTCTGGCCTACAAACACACGCTTCAAGGAGATTACATCAGGCGCGTCTGAATTTTTAAACTGCATTTTTACCCAGCCCCCATTTTTGTTGGCAGACCTGATGTACCAAAAGAGTCAGGACTCTGTTGATCTCAAGATGCTCTTTGGGAAAAATAGCAGTATTCCTGAGTGCAATGACCTAGTTGACAAGTTAGAATTAAACAAGCCATCAAACTCTGAAATGTTTGAAAAGAGAATATGTGACAGAGTTGTCTCAAATGTAATTGTCTCTGATTCTGGTGCATGTCTTATGCTTGCAAACAATGAAGAAACTGACATGACTAATGCAGTTGTAGGATATGAGAAGAAGTTTATTCAGTGGTGCAATGACTTTTTTTACTTCAAGTGGATGCAGGGTGAGAACTTTGCAAGGCTTCGAGTGTAG
- a CDS encoding anthranilate synthase component I family protein: protein MDVFGNSQPHVIPLDLSENQFQIYNKISRNYSHSFLFESLTGPEVLAETSVMGFDPKVIIKGYTDRVEVIENGKTETIKTDDPFDELKKLLGKSTDQSYRYLGGAVGVVNYDAIRTVEDIPDSHNAPQPLMEFGIYDDGILYDNLHKKLFYFYHDENRFDKLKMSKDEFGEFHSSEVTANMNKEQFSEIVNKAKKYIHDGDIFQVVLSRKFSFDINGDNLALYKTLRQLNPSPYMYHLKQDNKTIIGASPEMLVRITNDRVETFPIAGTRKITGDEEKNKQLAEELLHDEKELAEHTMLVDLGRNDIGRVCKYGTVHPESLMQIKRFSHVQHIVTHVVGQLAPENDMFDAFKAVFPAGTVSGAPKVRAMEIIDELEPESRGPYAGAVGYFSYNGCCDFAIAIRSIFIKDNKGFVQSGAGIVSDSVAENEFKETEHKAGAMLQALKEATK, encoded by the coding sequence GTGGACGTTTTTGGAAACTCTCAACCGCATGTAATACCCCTAGATTTATCTGAAAACCAATTTCAAATTTACAATAAAATCTCAAGAAATTATTCACATTCATTTCTCTTTGAATCACTTACGGGGCCGGAGGTCTTAGCAGAGACATCAGTCATGGGTTTTGACCCAAAAGTTATCATAAAAGGATACACAGATAGAGTAGAAGTCATAGAAAACGGAAAAACTGAAACGATAAAAACAGACGACCCATTTGATGAGCTAAAGAAACTCCTAGGAAAATCCACGGATCAAAGTTATCGATATCTTGGAGGAGCAGTAGGAGTTGTAAATTATGATGCAATCAGAACGGTAGAAGATATTCCAGATTCCCACAATGCACCGCAGCCATTAATGGAGTTTGGAATTTACGATGACGGAATTCTGTATGACAACTTGCACAAAAAATTATTTTATTTTTACCATGATGAAAATAGATTCGATAAATTGAAAATGAGCAAGGATGAATTTGGAGAATTTCATTCAAGTGAAGTCACTGCCAACATGAACAAAGAGCAGTTCTCAGAAATTGTCAACAAGGCAAAAAAGTACATTCATGATGGAGACATATTTCAGGTCGTGTTATCCAGAAAGTTTTCATTTGACATAAATGGAGACAACCTTGCACTATACAAAACACTACGCCAACTAAATCCTTCACCATACATGTATCATCTCAAGCAAGATAACAAAACAATCATAGGAGCATCACCTGAAATGCTTGTTCGAATCACAAATGACAGAGTAGAAACATTTCCTATTGCAGGAACTAGAAAAATCACAGGCGATGAAGAAAAAAATAAGCAGTTAGCAGAAGAATTACTTCACGACGAAAAAGAATTAGCAGAACACACTATGCTTGTGGATTTAGGCAGAAATGACATTGGAAGAGTTTGCAAGTACGGAACTGTGCATCCAGAATCACTGATGCAAATAAAGCGATTTAGTCATGTTCAACACATAGTTACGCATGTTGTAGGCCAATTAGCACCTGAAAACGACATGTTTGATGCGTTTAAGGCAGTATTTCCAGCAGGTACGGTGTCAGGTGCCCCAAAGGTTAGAGCTATGGAAATAATCGACGAATTAGAACCAGAGTCAAGAGGACCGTATGCAGGAGCAGTAGGGTATTTTTCATATAATGGATGCTGTGATTTTGCAATTGCAATCAGAAGTATTTTCATCAAAGACAACAAAGGGTTTGTGCAATCCGGTGCAGGAATTGTTTCAGATTCTGTTGCAGAAAACGAATTCAAAGAAACAGAACACAAGGCAGGAGCAATGCTGCAGGCCCTCAAGGAGGCAACAAAATGA
- a CDS encoding aminodeoxychorismate/anthranilate synthase component II — protein MKFLIIDNYDSFVYNIAQYLGELGVDCDVIRNDKITLQQIKDANYDAIIISPGPGTPEDKKYFGVCSDVIKHMGPTKPILGVCLGHQGIIDAFGGKVTNAGCVRHGKTSPVKHTDSKLFKDVKNPFRATRYHSLVGDKTVIPEILEVTATAADDGEVMAIRHKEFLIEGVQFHPESIMTEDGKKILANFIEQVKKKK, from the coding sequence ATGAAATTTCTGATTATCGATAATTACGATTCATTTGTGTACAACATTGCACAATACTTGGGAGAGTTGGGAGTTGATTGCGATGTCATTAGAAATGACAAGATCACGCTACAACAAATCAAAGATGCAAATTATGATGCAATAATAATTTCGCCAGGTCCAGGTACCCCAGAAGACAAGAAATACTTTGGAGTGTGTTCAGATGTAATAAAGCACATGGGTCCAACAAAACCAATACTAGGAGTATGTCTAGGACATCAGGGAATTATCGATGCGTTTGGAGGCAAGGTAACAAATGCAGGATGTGTCAGACATGGAAAGACAAGCCCTGTGAAACATACAGACTCCAAACTCTTCAAAGACGTAAAGAATCCATTTAGGGCTACACGGTATCACAGTTTAGTAGGTGATAAAACAGTAATTCCAGAAATTTTGGAAGTGACTGCAACTGCAGCAGATGACGGAGAAGTCATGGCAATAAGACACAAGGAATTTCTTATCGAAGGAGTTCAATTCCATCCCGAATCAATCATGACTGAAGACGGGAAAAAGATTTTAGCAAATTTCATAGAACAGGTGAAAAAAAAGAAATGA
- the trpD gene encoding anthranilate phosphoribosyltransferase, whose translation MISDLISKLQEKTDLTYDEINGIMAEMLSGKTNDQENADFLSLLADKGETDDELLGMLDKMQEFSLKVEPKNKGTVIDMCGTGGDKLQTFNVSTTASFVVAAAGGIVAKHGNRSSSGVSGSADIFEYFGYDLNAEPSQIADILEKHNICFMFAQKFHPAMRHVSTARKRLGKRTAFNLLGPLSNPAGVKNQLVGVFSTEYLDRLPMILKRKGAENVMTVRSDDGMDEFSTSSTNRVCVLRNDKVLMNAIDPEVIGLHKSKLEDIQIKTREEAIKSFVDVLNNRANQAMIETTALNAAGGLIVANISKNFEEAVETALNTIKDGKAFSLLEKFIQDTGDMSKLREIIDG comes from the coding sequence ATGATTTCAGATTTAATTTCAAAACTGCAAGAAAAGACAGACCTCACATATGACGAGATAAACGGAATAATGGCAGAGATGCTTTCAGGTAAAACAAATGATCAAGAAAATGCAGATTTTCTTTCACTTTTGGCAGACAAAGGAGAAACAGATGATGAGTTGTTAGGCATGCTAGATAAAATGCAAGAATTTTCCCTCAAAGTTGAGCCTAAAAACAAAGGGACTGTGATAGACATGTGCGGTACAGGAGGAGACAAGCTTCAGACGTTTAATGTCTCAACTACAGCATCATTTGTTGTTGCAGCAGCTGGTGGAATTGTTGCAAAACACGGAAACCGTTCAAGTTCCGGAGTATCAGGCTCAGCAGACATCTTTGAGTATTTCGGATATGATCTAAATGCAGAGCCATCCCAGATTGCAGACATATTGGAAAAACACAACATCTGTTTCATGTTTGCACAAAAATTTCATCCTGCAATGAGGCATGTTTCAACTGCTAGAAAGCGACTTGGAAAAAGAACTGCATTTAATTTACTAGGACCGTTATCAAATCCAGCAGGAGTAAAAAATCAACTAGTGGGAGTGTTCTCAACAGAATATCTAGACAGACTTCCAATGATCCTAAAAAGAAAAGGAGCTGAAAACGTCATGACAGTACGTTCAGATGACGGCATGGATGAATTTTCAACCAGCTCCACAAACAGAGTGTGTGTTTTACGAAACGACAAGGTATTGATGAATGCAATAGATCCAGAAGTTATAGGATTGCACAAGTCAAAGCTAGAAGATATTCAGATTAAAACAAGAGAGGAAGCAATAAAGTCATTTGTAGATGTTTTAAATAACAGAGCAAACCAAGCAATGATTGAGACAACAGCACTAAATGCGGCGGGAGGATTAATTGTTGCAAACATTTCTAAGAACTTTGAAGAAGCTGTAGAAACTGCGTTAAATACAATTAAAGACGGGAAAGCCTTTTCATTATTAGAGAAATTTATACAAGATACAGGAGACATGTCAAAACTAAGGGAGATAATAGATGGCTGA
- a CDS encoding indole-3-glycerol-phosphate synthase, whose product MAENILRKLVNNSQAAIDDGTYDVQCDLQKSNKDFIQIIRTNAHATLLTEVKFSSPSLGKIRTLTDPVSIASQMIAGGARALSVLTQPHLFNGSPEYFMKVRQAVDVPLLMKDIMIDKIQIDAAKKIGADYMLVIQSLFDQGFLKDIDEFIGYGHKQGLEILLEVHTKQEFENALKTEADLIGINNRNLDTLEIDLKTTEKVLEGYEKTRPILSESGIETPEDIQYLRKCGADAFLIGSSIMKSDNIEEQVRNLVNAY is encoded by the coding sequence ATGGCTGAAAACATTTTGAGAAAACTAGTAAACAATTCTCAGGCAGCAATTGATGATGGCACGTATGATGTGCAATGTGACTTGCAAAAATCAAACAAAGATTTCATTCAGATAATTAGAACAAATGCCCATGCCACTTTGCTAACTGAGGTAAAATTTTCATCGCCATCACTTGGAAAAATTCGTACATTAACGGATCCTGTAAGCATTGCAAGTCAGATGATTGCAGGGGGAGCACGTGCGTTGTCTGTGTTGACACAGCCTCATTTGTTTAATGGTTCGCCAGAGTATTTCATGAAAGTCAGGCAGGCAGTAGATGTTCCATTGCTCATGAAAGACATCATGATTGACAAGATACAGATTGATGCAGCAAAAAAGATAGGGGCTGATTACATGCTAGTAATCCAATCACTGTTTGACCAAGGATTCCTCAAAGACATAGACGAGTTTATTGGGTATGGGCATAAACAAGGATTGGAGATTTTATTAGAAGTTCATACAAAACAAGAGTTTGAAAATGCTCTAAAAACAGAAGCAGATCTCATAGGAATCAACAACAGGAATTTAGACACATTAGAGATTGATTTGAAGACAACAGAAAAGGTTCTTGAAGGGTATGAAAAAACCAGACCGATCTTAAGTGAAAGCGGAATAGAAACTCCAGAAGACATTCAATATCTTAGAAAATGCGGAGCAGATGCTTTCTTAATAGGGTCCAGCATAATGAAAAGCGATAATATCGAAGAGCAGGTTAGAAATTTGGTGAACGCATATTGA